A region from the Actinoplanes sp. OR16 genome encodes:
- a CDS encoding ATP-binding protein, with the protein MSVQRRLNLGFAALVLLFLAFLVVEFAVGGRIRADHDRRADRIAGASLANERVLQQMTDAETGIRGFQLTGDRSFLAPYETGRTAALAALDEVAAGTRDSAVRKMLDRERLVVRGWLDEYAAPIATGAGSELPDRGKQLFDELRLVNEAVGQGIDAELRAEKNSGSQAIRTVTSAAVVLLLSIVAVAYAVVRTARRHLLVPLGKLGRTIRHLAGGDRSARAEPAGAEELRTVAEALNDLAAQTEELLAAEHGRATRAGLRQAVAAELQDLREPSATVHRIAEMVGVAIDAGAVHCVLTIPGTGAIGVRWPAGIPELPDDVVTDLLTGGPGRVKQFDDGAIGVTIGGDADCEAGYLRVSRPGVTAWSDGERRLLTGVGGAIERALRQLTLQYRQARLITELRMLDHRKDVFISTVTHELRTPLTSILGYTEMLSEDMDELSTLQKRSLNAIMRNAHRLHETIADLVLLDRPEAGSEVSTEPLDLGELATTVHTELENAARAKELTVTFEAEECWVMGDRIQLQRALRKLMENAIKFTRAGGSVRCTLTADARTVSVTVTDTGIGIPAEDVPGLFTPFHRAGNAVDQAVQGPGLGLAIVRDIVSDHGGTIAVQSVVGRGSTFTLSLPAVTAPVPDSLPDVLSVG; encoded by the coding sequence ATGAGCGTGCAGCGACGTCTCAATCTGGGCTTCGCTGCCCTGGTCCTGCTCTTCCTGGCGTTCCTCGTGGTCGAGTTCGCGGTCGGCGGGCGGATCCGTGCCGACCACGATCGCCGTGCCGACCGGATCGCCGGGGCCTCGCTCGCCAATGAACGGGTCCTGCAGCAGATGACCGACGCCGAGACCGGCATCCGCGGCTTCCAGCTCACCGGTGATCGATCATTTCTCGCCCCGTACGAGACCGGCCGCACCGCCGCGCTCGCCGCCCTCGACGAGGTGGCCGCCGGCACCCGCGACTCCGCCGTGCGCAAGATGCTCGATCGTGAGCGCCTCGTCGTGCGCGGCTGGCTGGACGAATACGCGGCCCCGATCGCCACCGGTGCGGGTTCGGAGCTCCCCGATCGAGGCAAGCAGCTCTTCGACGAGTTGCGCCTCGTCAACGAGGCGGTGGGTCAGGGCATCGACGCCGAGTTGCGCGCCGAGAAGAATTCCGGATCCCAGGCCATTCGTACGGTGACCAGCGCTGCTGTCGTGCTGCTCCTGTCGATCGTGGCCGTCGCGTACGCCGTGGTCCGGACCGCTCGCCGTCACCTTCTCGTACCGCTCGGCAAGCTCGGCCGCACCATCCGGCACCTCGCCGGAGGCGACCGCTCCGCCCGCGCCGAACCGGCCGGCGCCGAGGAGCTGCGGACCGTCGCCGAAGCCCTCAACGACCTCGCCGCGCAGACCGAAGAGCTGCTCGCCGCCGAACACGGCCGCGCCACCCGGGCCGGCCTGCGCCAGGCCGTCGCCGCCGAACTCCAGGATCTCCGCGAACCGTCCGCCACGGTCCACCGCATCGCCGAGATGGTCGGCGTCGCGATCGACGCCGGCGCCGTGCACTGCGTGCTGACCATCCCCGGCACCGGCGCCATCGGGGTCCGCTGGCCCGCCGGCATCCCCGAACTCCCCGACGACGTGGTCACCGACCTGCTCACCGGCGGCCCCGGCCGGGTCAAGCAGTTCGACGACGGCGCGATCGGCGTCACCATCGGCGGCGACGCCGACTGCGAGGCCGGTTACCTGCGCGTCAGCCGCCCCGGCGTCACCGCATGGTCCGACGGCGAACGACGCCTGCTCACCGGCGTCGGCGGCGCCATCGAACGGGCGCTGCGCCAGCTCACCCTCCAGTACCGCCAGGCCCGCCTGATCACCGAGCTGCGGATGCTCGACCACCGCAAGGACGTGTTCATCTCGACCGTCACCCACGAGCTGCGCACGCCGCTGACCAGCATCCTCGGCTACACCGAGATGCTCAGCGAGGACATGGACGAACTGTCGACCCTCCAGAAACGCTCCCTCAACGCGATCATGCGCAACGCCCACCGCCTGCACGAGACCATCGCCGACCTGGTCCTCCTCGACCGCCCCGAAGCCGGCAGCGAAGTCTCCACCGAGCCCCTCGACCTCGGCGAACTGGCGACCACCGTGCACACCGAACTGGAGAACGCCGCCCGTGCCAAAGAACTCACCGTGACGTTCGAGGCGGAGGAGTGCTGGGTCATGGGCGATCGCATCCAGTTGCAGCGGGCCCTGCGCAAACTGATGGAGAACGCGATCAAGTTCACCCGGGCCGGCGGCAGCGTCCGATGCACCCTGACAGCCGACGCCCGGACCGTCTCGGTGACCGTCACCGATACCGGCATCGGTATCCCGGCCGAGGACGTCCCCGGCCTCTTCACCCCGTTCCACCGTGCCGGCAATGCCGTCGACCAGGCCGTCCAAGGGCCCGGCCTCGGCTTGGCGATCGTCCGCGACATCGTCAGTGACCACGGCGGCACCATCGCCGTGCAGTCGGTGGTGGGCCGGGGCAGCACGTTCACCCTGTCGTTGCCGGCGGTGACCGCCCCCGTCCCCGACTCGCTGCCGGACGTCCTTAGCGTGGGCTGA
- a CDS encoding DUF6230 family protein produces the protein MKDYGRTNWRRFAVAVGVPTVVAGGLVLALANGALAANFTIAGEQFKLSASKLVGNGFTQYSGELETKDGTIPAAMSGIEDATLTDLCQSVAVGPVTLRIEAGDDEKHPVKATNLLIGMSSLGGDATFEDIQIGLDAGTLDRAQDEAKGDPGAFGQQARVVTIHNLRQQAYYTSASTFTLNGMNLTFHVGGKHECYYE, from the coding sequence GTGAAGGATTACGGGCGCACCAACTGGCGCCGGTTCGCCGTGGCGGTGGGCGTGCCGACGGTCGTCGCCGGTGGCCTGGTCCTCGCGCTGGCCAACGGCGCGCTCGCCGCGAACTTCACCATCGCCGGTGAGCAGTTCAAACTGTCCGCCAGCAAGCTGGTGGGCAACGGCTTCACGCAGTACAGCGGCGAACTGGAGACGAAGGACGGCACCATCCCGGCGGCGATGTCGGGCATCGAGGACGCCACCCTGACCGATCTCTGCCAGTCGGTGGCGGTCGGCCCGGTCACGTTGCGGATCGAAGCGGGCGACGACGAGAAACACCCGGTGAAAGCCACGAACCTGCTGATCGGCATGTCCTCGCTCGGCGGTGACGCCACTTTCGAGGACATCCAGATCGGCTTGGACGCCGGCACCCTCGACCGGGCGCAGGACGAGGCGAAGGGCGATCCCGGCGCGTTCGGGCAGCAGGCCCGGGTCGTCACCATCCACAACCTGCGGCAGCAGGCGTACTACACCTCGGCCTCGACCTTCACATTGAACGGCATGAACCTCACGTTCCACGTCGGCGGCAAGCACGAGTGCTACTACGAGTGA
- a CDS encoding DUF6114 domain-containing protein, producing MTAFREWRRDRPFWGGLLLVLSGLEMFLSANMSLDNIEIHIGPQGFLSYLIPTIMLISGALVWFSPAQRLFYGVIGTLTALYSFIGLNLGGWILGMILGIVGGALVIAWTAPPQSPAPTPDSGEPTAEFPPVVSDPAIVPGLDDQDPSRYAGEPRDPAHPGFAEPDPDGQAGDPGPRHRSMRRKALILIAPLLLGAAVIGGGNMPADAAPECPKGMPSRTATPSADAAAKKKAAAAKREKKAQASASTSASASASKAQPKASPSPSPSAGAGDAEESDTPILDGINDIIEGINDGLNDIFNPGPSPTPTSAAPTSTGPTSPGPTSAAPAPAPSTTSAGPSTAPSAVPSGRPSAAPAASAKPEEIPCLGPRQVGLLADADGIPRAGVKPGILKTASLTMYNSTYEGVVDVPTANGPIKSLFFSMDKAVNKPFSLAIAEPNGKTTLIKSGQLTTDGNVEFYSPKFQGKLFGLIPVTFTPEQPPPLTLPVLWFTDVTIDLAYVQCDVLTAKPISITEV from the coding sequence GTGACGGCGTTTCGGGAATGGCGACGCGACCGGCCGTTCTGGGGCGGGTTGCTCCTGGTGCTGTCGGGACTGGAGATGTTCCTCAGCGCCAACATGTCGCTGGACAACATCGAGATCCACATCGGTCCGCAGGGCTTCCTGTCGTACCTCATCCCGACGATCATGCTGATCAGCGGCGCGCTCGTCTGGTTCAGTCCCGCGCAGCGCCTGTTCTACGGCGTGATCGGCACGCTCACGGCGCTCTACTCGTTCATCGGGCTGAACCTGGGCGGCTGGATCCTCGGCATGATCCTCGGCATCGTGGGCGGCGCGCTCGTGATCGCCTGGACCGCTCCCCCGCAGTCGCCCGCACCCACGCCCGACAGTGGCGAGCCGACCGCTGAGTTCCCGCCCGTGGTGAGCGATCCGGCCATCGTTCCGGGCCTTGATGATCAAGATCCTTCCCGGTACGCCGGGGAGCCGCGCGATCCTGCTCACCCCGGCTTCGCCGAACCCGACCCGGACGGACAGGCAGGCGACCCGGGCCCGAGGCATCGGTCGATGCGGCGCAAGGCGCTGATCCTGATCGCTCCGCTGCTGCTGGGCGCCGCCGTGATCGGTGGCGGGAACATGCCCGCCGACGCGGCGCCGGAGTGCCCGAAGGGTATGCCGTCCCGGACCGCCACCCCGTCGGCGGACGCCGCAGCGAAGAAGAAAGCCGCCGCCGCCAAGCGGGAGAAGAAAGCCCAGGCCTCCGCCTCCACTTCCGCCTCCGCCTCCGCCTCGAAAGCTCAGCCGAAGGCGAGTCCCAGTCCCAGCCCCAGCGCCGGCGCCGGCGACGCGGAAGAGAGCGACACCCCGATCCTCGACGGGATCAACGACATCATCGAGGGCATCAACGACGGCCTGAACGACATCTTCAACCCCGGCCCGTCGCCGACGCCCACCTCAGCAGCGCCCACCTCAACAGGGCCAACGTCACCAGGGCCGACCTCCGCGGCGCCTGCTCCCGCGCCGTCCACAACCTCCGCCGGCCCGTCCACTGCGCCCTCCGCCGTCCCCTCGGGCCGGCCGTCCGCCGCACCGGCGGCCAGTGCGAAGCCCGAGGAGATCCCCTGCCTGGGCCCGCGCCAGGTGGGTCTGCTCGCCGACGCGGACGGCATCCCGCGCGCCGGCGTGAAACCCGGCATCCTCAAGACCGCTTCGCTGACCATGTACAACTCGACGTACGAGGGTGTGGTCGACGTCCCTACCGCGAACGGGCCCATCAAGAGCCTGTTCTTCAGCATGGACAAGGCGGTGAACAAGCCGTTCAGCCTCGCGATCGCCGAGCCGAACGGCAAGACCACACTGATCAAGAGCGGTCAGCTGACGACGGACGGCAACGTCGAGTTCTACTCCCCCAAGTTCCAGGGCAAGCTCTTCGGCCTGATCCCGGTGACCTTCACTCCGGAACAGCCGCCGCCGCTGACCCTGCCGGTCCTCTGGTTCACCGACGTGACCATCGACCTGGCCTACGTCCAGTGCGACGTCCTCACCGCGAAGCCGATCAGCATCACCGAGGTCTAG
- a CDS encoding class I SAM-dependent methyltransferase, with protein sequence MSQRAIYDRRYAGTGYDQRSAVPVLTAERNVLRRAADRVLTWLPESEPITLLDFACGTGRVTNEFAGTFHSHRGGLRLVAYDVSAVGLEKAAHSLIKDFGFDVAETLRFDHAAGSGYPAGSMRRISDGITVEVLFVHGSEADDAETAGKILREANLGRAFAVTTSWYSGLAHIPTADRRGSFFTMLNDVTDPRGELLVASSVSGDLVDLQAEWEDRRRRGDIGGWPIEMQGDVVYQTELMQENFCHVFGADLAALLEANREPSQSAWLEAVRMPDPEFSSEREERDNFRRVVAFNETVRHRSWRPEDYREVHTAVAIRSGLPRTAHD encoded by the coding sequence TTGAGTCAACGCGCCATCTATGACCGGCGTTATGCCGGAACGGGCTATGACCAGCGTTCTGCCGTCCCGGTCCTGACGGCGGAGAGAAATGTGCTGCGCCGGGCGGCGGACCGGGTCCTCACGTGGCTTCCGGAAAGCGAACCGATCACTCTTCTGGATTTCGCCTGCGGCACCGGCCGGGTGACGAACGAATTCGCCGGGACATTCCATTCTCATCGGGGCGGGCTGCGTCTGGTGGCCTATGACGTCTCGGCCGTGGGACTGGAGAAGGCGGCGCATTCGCTCATCAAGGACTTCGGATTCGACGTCGCCGAGACGCTGCGATTCGACCACGCCGCGGGCAGCGGCTATCCGGCCGGATCGATGCGCCGTATCAGTGACGGAATCACCGTCGAGGTGCTCTTCGTGCACGGCAGCGAGGCCGATGACGCGGAAACCGCCGGCAAGATCCTGCGGGAGGCGAACCTGGGCCGGGCATTCGCCGTGACGACGTCCTGGTATAGCGGTTTGGCGCACATTCCGACGGCCGACCGGCGCGGTTCCTTCTTCACCATGCTGAACGACGTGACCGATCCCCGCGGGGAGCTGTTGGTCGCCTCCTCGGTCTCCGGTGATCTCGTCGACCTCCAGGCGGAGTGGGAGGACCGCCGGCGGCGCGGTGACATCGGCGGATGGCCGATCGAGATGCAGGGCGACGTGGTCTACCAGACCGAACTGATGCAGGAGAACTTCTGTCACGTATTCGGGGCCGACCTGGCCGCCCTCCTCGAGGCGAACCGGGAACCGTCGCAGAGCGCCTGGCTCGAAGCCGTCCGGATGCCCGATCCGGAGTTCAGTTCCGAGCGGGAGGAACGGGACAACTTCCGGCGAGTGGTCGCCTTCAACGAGACTGTCCGCCATCGGTCCTGGCGCCCCGAGGACTATCGGGAGGTCCATACGGCGGTGGCGATCCGGAGTGGCCTTCCCCGGACGGCTCACGACTGA
- a CDS encoding GGDEF domain-containing protein, whose product MPLRIALLAGLALATIVQALHLVLPETAGLALSDVIITVLAGYAAVNYRDRARDTINPPRIQLAFGFGAAACAAWSASNALFLIGVLGAGWAAAPAVVLSTIAAVLVPVAMVLAGPKMRGIAAARQVIDVAAVSGAFFALVREFMPMDPRQVPAEQTAFNAYAVTIVVVLGCGAAVAVVTLANAVPGRQASAQQLLAFAALVQAFTLLVSVRNSVAGEPWWDNGVGAGYVLGAWVMAAGSKLAVSRPGTDGVERLVFSPWALLPYVPVATAVGVAAGRQLTDGELGEVLVWLLLSSFSLVLLRQFLTLVTVGRLTVTLDHQRQALAYQAHHDPLTGLLNRSAFDARASAKLTAGYLEACAIVIDLDGFKPVNDTLGHAAGDDVLVTIAHRLTAELRGTDLICRCGGDEFAILLIDPGPRAGQLADRLLRRLAQPMIVQGHQVKVGGSIGVASTRRGERVGVSALLRQADTAMYAAKAAGKGTIHHHSATPA is encoded by the coding sequence ATGCCACTGCGCATCGCATTGCTGGCGGGTCTCGCACTCGCGACCATCGTGCAGGCTCTCCACCTCGTTCTGCCGGAAACGGCGGGGCTCGCCCTCTCCGATGTCATCATCACGGTCCTGGCCGGCTACGCCGCGGTCAACTACCGCGATCGGGCCCGGGACACGATCAACCCGCCGCGCATCCAGCTGGCGTTCGGATTCGGGGCGGCCGCCTGTGCGGCCTGGTCCGCGTCGAACGCCCTCTTCCTGATCGGCGTCCTCGGCGCCGGGTGGGCGGCGGCCCCGGCCGTGGTGCTGTCGACCATCGCTGCGGTCCTCGTACCGGTGGCCATGGTCCTCGCCGGCCCGAAGATGCGCGGTATCGCCGCGGCCCGGCAGGTGATCGACGTGGCCGCGGTCTCCGGAGCGTTCTTCGCGCTGGTCCGCGAGTTCATGCCGATGGATCCGCGGCAGGTCCCGGCCGAGCAGACCGCCTTCAACGCGTACGCCGTGACCATCGTGGTGGTGCTCGGTTGCGGCGCGGCCGTCGCCGTGGTCACCCTCGCCAATGCGGTGCCCGGCCGTCAGGCGAGCGCCCAGCAGCTCCTCGCCTTCGCCGCCCTGGTGCAGGCGTTCACCCTGCTGGTCTCGGTCCGCAACAGCGTCGCCGGTGAGCCATGGTGGGACAACGGCGTCGGAGCGGGGTACGTCCTGGGCGCCTGGGTGATGGCCGCCGGCAGCAAACTCGCCGTCTCCCGGCCGGGGACCGACGGTGTGGAACGGCTCGTGTTCAGTCCCTGGGCGCTGCTGCCGTACGTCCCGGTCGCCACCGCGGTCGGCGTCGCCGCCGGACGGCAGCTCACCGACGGCGAGCTCGGCGAGGTGCTCGTCTGGCTGCTGCTCAGCAGCTTCTCCCTGGTCCTGCTCCGGCAGTTCCTCACCCTCGTCACCGTCGGCCGGCTCACCGTCACCCTCGACCATCAGCGGCAGGCCCTCGCCTACCAGGCCCACCACGATCCGCTGACCGGGCTGCTCAACCGGTCCGCCTTCGACGCCCGGGCGTCCGCGAAGCTCACCGCCGGTTACCTGGAGGCCTGCGCGATCGTCATCGACCTGGACGGCTTCAAACCGGTGAACGACACCCTCGGGCACGCCGCCGGCGACGACGTGCTGGTCACCATCGCGCATCGGCTCACGGCGGAACTGCGCGGCACCGACCTGATCTGCCGCTGCGGCGGCGACGAGTTCGCGATCCTGCTCATCGACCCCGGCCCCCGCGCCGGCCAGCTCGCCGACCGCCTGCTGCGCCGCCTCGCCCAGCCGATGATCGTCCAGGGCCACCAGGTCAAGGTGGGCGGCAGCATCGGCGTGGCCTCCACCCGCCGCGGCGAGCGGGTCGGCGTCAGCGCCCTGCTGCGCCAGGCGGACACCGCCATGTACGCCGCGAAGGCAGCGGGCAAGGGCACGATCCACCACCATTCGGCGACGCCCGCTTAG
- a CDS encoding DUF2277 domain-containing protein: MCRSIHQLHNFEPPATEDEIHAAALQYVRKIAGSTRPSQANQEVFDKAVAAVMAATAELLAGLVTTAPPKDREVEAAKARARAEKRYAS; encoded by the coding sequence ATGTGCCGCAGCATTCACCAGCTTCACAATTTCGAGCCGCCCGCGACCGAGGACGAGATCCACGCCGCAGCGCTGCAATATGTCCGGAAGATCGCCGGTTCGACCCGCCCCTCCCAGGCCAATCAGGAGGTCTTCGACAAGGCGGTGGCAGCGGTCATGGCCGCCACCGCCGAACTGCTCGCCGGGCTGGTCACCACCGCCCCGCCCAAGGACCGCGAGGTCGAGGCGGCGAAGGCGCGGGCCCGGGCGGAGAAGCGGTACGCCTCCTGA
- a CDS encoding translation factor GTPase family protein: MTSLNLGIVAHVDAGKTSLTERLLFEAGAVTEPGSVDDGTTRTDSMDLERRRGITIRAAVTSISLGDLTVNLLDTPGHPDFIAEVERSLAVLDAAVLVVSGVEGVQPQTVAIWRALRRIGVPTVFFVNKVDRRGADVGRVVAQIHRRLGAAPVVLSTVTGQGCSGARVRGLGLGTASVIEAVAEADDTVAARWLADEPIRARDVRRAIRRAVRRNDLTPITFGSAITGAGVAQLRHILSDLLPHASSPRRGRQPDRTADPDDGPAVGTVFAVDRDGHGRRAWLRLWSGRLSVRDRVRLGGARPQTVTEIAVSEPGGVLVRQSAVAGQIVAVRGLPARIGQYVGDPPRRHLYRFPPPTRQALVEPVDPAQRLRLFAGLTELADEDPLVDLRLDEQQGQAVIRLHGEVQKEVIAALLEERYGVLVRFSGTLTACIERVVASGAAEDRIRERGNPYLAGIGLTIQPGEGVTFHPGIEPGRLPPAFIAATEEGARAALRQGRNGWPVTDCAITMTSSQYQPRQSRPHQKFDKSVSSVAADFRHLAQVVVTAALREAGTRVCQPFERFDVNVPQHLADAVTALLGRTGAVIHDADTAGGYLNVAGTLPSSRVPDVVAALPDLTGGEAVLTAEFDHYAPITGEDPPVMIRRGPDPADRDEWFRAMPR; this comes from the coding sequence TTGACATCGCTGAACCTCGGGATCGTCGCCCATGTTGACGCCGGCAAGACCAGCCTGACCGAGCGCCTGCTCTTCGAAGCAGGCGCCGTCACCGAGCCCGGAAGCGTCGACGACGGCACGACCCGCACCGACTCGATGGACCTCGAACGCCGCCGCGGCATCACCATCCGCGCGGCCGTCACGTCGATCAGCCTCGGCGACCTGACCGTGAACCTGCTCGACACACCGGGCCACCCCGACTTCATCGCGGAGGTCGAGCGTTCCCTCGCGGTCCTCGACGCCGCGGTCCTCGTCGTGTCCGGTGTGGAGGGCGTGCAGCCACAGACCGTGGCGATCTGGCGTGCCCTGCGCCGCATCGGCGTCCCGACCGTCTTCTTCGTGAACAAGGTCGACCGCCGCGGCGCCGATGTCGGCCGCGTGGTGGCGCAGATCCACCGCCGGCTGGGCGCCGCTCCCGTGGTGCTGAGCACGGTCACCGGCCAGGGCTGTTCCGGCGCGCGTGTCCGTGGCCTCGGTCTCGGCACCGCATCGGTGATCGAAGCCGTCGCCGAGGCCGACGACACCGTGGCCGCACGGTGGCTGGCTGACGAGCCGATCCGTGCTCGTGACGTGCGCCGGGCCATCCGCCGTGCGGTACGCCGCAACGACCTGACCCCGATCACCTTCGGTTCCGCCATCACGGGTGCCGGAGTCGCGCAACTGCGGCACATCCTGTCCGACCTGCTACCCCACGCCTCCTCGCCGAGGCGCGGCCGGCAGCCGGACCGCACGGCGGACCCTGACGACGGTCCGGCGGTGGGTACCGTCTTCGCCGTCGACCGGGACGGGCACGGGCGCCGGGCCTGGCTGCGGCTCTGGTCCGGCCGGCTCAGCGTCCGCGACCGGGTGCGGCTCGGCGGCGCACGGCCGCAGACCGTCACCGAGATCGCCGTCAGTGAACCCGGCGGCGTCCTCGTGCGACAGTCGGCGGTGGCCGGGCAGATCGTCGCTGTCCGGGGACTGCCGGCCCGGATCGGCCAGTACGTCGGGGATCCGCCGCGGCGGCACCTCTACCGGTTCCCGCCGCCGACCCGGCAGGCCCTCGTCGAACCGGTCGACCCGGCGCAGCGGCTCCGGCTGTTCGCCGGGCTGACCGAGCTCGCCGACGAGGATCCCCTGGTCGACCTGCGCCTCGACGAACAGCAGGGTCAGGCCGTCATCCGGCTGCACGGCGAGGTGCAGAAGGAGGTGATCGCGGCGCTGCTCGAGGAGCGGTACGGCGTGCTGGTCCGCTTCTCCGGGACACTGACCGCCTGCATCGAGCGGGTGGTCGCCTCCGGCGCGGCGGAGGACCGGATTCGCGAGCGCGGTAACCCGTACCTCGCGGGGATCGGCTTGACGATCCAGCCGGGCGAAGGCGTCACGTTCCATCCCGGCATCGAACCGGGCCGGCTGCCACCGGCGTTCATCGCGGCGACCGAGGAAGGGGCGCGGGCGGCGCTGCGGCAGGGGCGCAACGGCTGGCCGGTCACCGATTGCGCGATCACGATGACGTCGTCGCAGTACCAGCCGCGGCAGAGCAGGCCGCACCAGAAGTTCGACAAGTCGGTCTCCAGTGTGGCCGCTGACTTCCGCCACCTCGCCCAGGTGGTGGTGACCGCGGCGCTGCGGGAGGCCGGCACGAGGGTGTGCCAGCCGTTCGAGCGGTTCGACGTGAACGTGCCGCAGCATCTGGCGGACGCGGTGACGGCGTTGCTCGGGCGTACCGGCGCGGTGATCCACGACGCCGACACCGCCGGCGGCTATCTGAACGTGGCCGGCACGCTGCCGTCGTCGCGGGTGCCGGACGTGGTGGCCGCGCTGCCGGATCTCACCGGTGGGGAAGCGGTGCTGACCGCCGAATTCGACCACTACGCGCCGATCACCGGCGAGGACCCACCGGTGATGATCAGGCGCGGTCCCGATCCGGCCGACCGGGACGAGTGGTTCCGCGCCATGCCCCGATAA
- a CDS encoding CPBP family intramembrane glutamic endopeptidase codes for MKPFLLLPIFIVVDVLVVLLVGAASGNAILSLTLGAAAAIFTLSLYARCTVWIANRRVDDLPVRRRFRVLARGTLAGIGLFTATVLLIALTGGFSIDGWGSAAGMLSILGLMTAVATAEEVLFRGILFRLVEERTGTWIAMAVSAALFGILHLVNDPSAIGGELAIMVAGAMTAAAYVATRALWLPIGLHLGWNFAEGGLFGVTVSGADSSTPGLLRGVLDGPAVLTGGTFGPEASIFAVLISLAATLHLLRLAHRRGNLRPRRATAPADAAPADAAPADAASAVAAPGVMPPVSER; via the coding sequence ATGAAGCCCTTCCTGCTCTTGCCGATCTTCATCGTCGTCGATGTGCTGGTGGTCCTGCTCGTCGGCGCCGCCTCCGGCAACGCGATCCTTTCGCTCACGCTGGGTGCCGCTGCCGCGATCTTCACCCTTTCCCTGTACGCCCGATGCACCGTGTGGATCGCCAACCGCCGAGTCGACGACCTGCCGGTCCGGAGGCGATTCCGCGTTCTCGCCCGCGGCACCCTCGCCGGCATCGGGCTGTTCACCGCGACCGTGCTGCTCATCGCGCTCACCGGTGGATTCAGCATCGACGGGTGGGGCTCGGCCGCTGGCATGCTCTCGATCCTCGGCCTGATGACGGCCGTCGCCACCGCCGAGGAGGTGCTGTTCCGCGGCATCCTGTTCCGGCTCGTCGAGGAACGCACCGGCACCTGGATCGCGATGGCCGTCTCGGCCGCCCTCTTCGGCATCCTGCACCTGGTCAACGACCCGTCCGCGATCGGCGGCGAACTGGCGATCATGGTGGCCGGGGCGATGACGGCCGCCGCGTACGTGGCCACCCGCGCCCTCTGGCTCCCGATCGGCCTGCACCTGGGTTGGAACTTCGCCGAAGGCGGCCTGTTCGGCGTGACCGTCTCCGGCGCCGACAGCTCCACGCCCGGCCTGCTGCGCGGCGTGCTCGACGGTCCGGCGGTGCTGACCGGTGGCACGTTCGGCCCGGAAGCCAGCATCTTCGCGGTGCTGATCAGCCTCGCTGCGACGCTCCACCTCCTGCGACTGGCCCACCGCCGCGGAAACCTGCGCCCGCGCCGAGCGACCGCTCCTGCCGACGCTGCTCCTGCCGACGCCGCTCCTGCCGACGCCGCGTCCGCCGTCGCCGCGCCGGGCGTGATGCCGCCGGTCAGCGAGCGATGA
- a CDS encoding response regulator transcription factor, with product MIRVLVCDDQALVRAGFMTVFGLQPDLDVVGEASDGEAAVREARRLRPDVVVMDIRMPLLDGIEATRLLAGPDVTEPTKVLVVTTFNLDGYVYEALRAGASGFLLKDAQPAELIDGIRTVARGEALLAPAVTRGLVGRFGDRVRPAARDGRLAELTPREIEVFQLIAEGLSNAEIAERLVISQETVKTYVSRILTKLALRDRVQAVILAYRTGLVT from the coding sequence ATGATCCGCGTCCTGGTCTGTGACGATCAAGCGCTCGTGCGCGCCGGCTTCATGACCGTTTTCGGACTTCAACCCGATCTCGACGTCGTCGGCGAAGCATCCGACGGCGAGGCGGCGGTCCGGGAAGCGCGGCGGTTGCGCCCCGACGTCGTCGTCATGGACATCCGCATGCCGCTGCTCGACGGCATCGAAGCCACCCGCCTGCTCGCCGGCCCGGACGTCACCGAGCCGACGAAAGTCCTCGTCGTGACCACGTTCAATCTGGACGGATACGTCTACGAGGCGTTGCGGGCCGGTGCCAGCGGCTTCCTGCTCAAGGATGCGCAACCGGCCGAGCTCATCGACGGCATCCGTACCGTCGCGCGCGGCGAGGCGCTTCTCGCCCCGGCCGTCACGCGAGGGCTGGTCGGGCGCTTCGGTGATCGGGTTCGGCCAGCGGCGCGTGACGGTCGCCTCGCGGAGCTGACGCCGCGCGAGATCGAGGTGTTCCAGTTGATCGCCGAGGGCCTGTCCAACGCGGAGATCGCAGAACGGCTGGTGATCAGCCAGGAGACGGTCAAGACCTATGTGTCCCGCATCCTCACCAAACTCGCTCTGCGTGACCGGGTTCAGGCGGTGATCCTCGCCTACCGGACCGGACTGGTCACCTGA